In Urechidicola croceus, a single window of DNA contains:
- the hemH gene encoding ferrochelatase, whose amino-acid sequence MKGILLVNLGSPDSTDTKDVRKYLDEFLMDERVLDLPYWKRFLLVKGIILNTRPKKSGAAYKKIWWEEGSPLVVISERFAKKVSDKVDIPVALGMRYGSMSIEKGIQELVNKGVDEIYLMPMYPHYAMSSYETVVVKAEEVLKNKFPQIKMETLPVFYNEVNYIDAMVNNIQKQINDFDFDHILFSYHGIPERHILKSDTTKSHCKIDGSCCNTPSKAHETCYRHQCFETTKEIIKKLDMKGKTHSNSFQSRLLKDPWLKPYTDFEFERFAKEEGIKNLAVVTPAFVADCLETLEEIAMEGKEQFQEAGGQKYKHITCMNDNDDWVDVAVKWVNDWKDKTVEVL is encoded by the coding sequence ATGAAAGGAATATTACTAGTAAACCTAGGGTCGCCTGACTCAACTGACACGAAAGATGTACGAAAATATTTAGATGAATTTTTAATGGATGAACGAGTTTTAGACTTACCATATTGGAAACGTTTTTTACTTGTAAAAGGTATTATTTTAAATACTCGACCAAAAAAATCTGGTGCTGCTTATAAAAAAATATGGTGGGAAGAAGGATCTCCACTCGTTGTAATTTCTGAACGATTTGCTAAAAAAGTTTCAGATAAAGTTGATATACCTGTTGCGCTAGGTATGCGTTATGGTTCTATGAGTATTGAAAAGGGGATTCAAGAATTAGTAAACAAAGGTGTTGATGAAATTTACTTAATGCCAATGTACCCTCATTATGCAATGTCAAGTTATGAAACTGTAGTAGTAAAAGCCGAAGAAGTACTCAAAAATAAATTTCCTCAAATAAAAATGGAAACTCTTCCTGTATTTTATAACGAAGTAAATTATATTGACGCAATGGTCAACAACATTCAGAAACAAATTAATGATTTTGATTTTGACCACATATTATTTTCTTATCATGGTATTCCAGAACGTCATATTTTAAAATCTGACACTACAAAATCTCATTGCAAGATTGACGGTTCTTGTTGCAATACACCTTCAAAAGCACATGAAACTTGCTACCGCCATCAATGCTTTGAAACAACAAAAGAAATTATTAAAAAACTTGATATGAAAGGTAAAACTCATAGTAACTCATTTCAATCAAGATTATTAAAAGACCCTTGGCTAAAACCATATACTGATTTTGAATTTGAACGATTTGCAAAAGAAGAAGGAATAAAAAATCTAGCAGTTGTTACTCCAGCTTTTGTTGCGGATTGCCTAGAAACATTAGAGGAAATTGCAATGGAAGGTAAAGAACAATTTCAAGAAGCAGGTGGACAAAAATACAAACATATTACTTGCATGAATGACAATGATGACTGGGTAGATGTTGCTGTAAAATGGGTAAATGATTGGAAAGATAAAACCGTAGAAGTGTTATAA
- a CDS encoding four helix bundle protein, with protein MHNFKELNVWKEAKDFSVEVFKITNTFPKSELYGITSQINRASVSIPSNIAEGASRKSDKDFSRFIQIALGSSFELETQLIISNEINYLDEITFNKVIEQLNKIQKMLFNFNRHLQNK; from the coding sequence ATGCATAACTTTAAAGAATTAAATGTTTGGAAAGAGGCTAAGGATTTTAGTGTTGAAGTTTTTAAAATAACAAATACTTTTCCTAAGTCAGAACTATATGGAATTACTTCTCAAATAAATAGAGCATCGGTTTCAATTCCGTCAAATATTGCTGAAGGAGCAAGTAGAAAAAGTGACAAAGACTTTTCAAGGTTTATTCAAATTGCATTGGGCTCTTCATTTGAACTTGAAACTCAATTAATTATTTCTAATGAAATAAATTATTTGGATGAAATAACTTTTAATAAAGTTATAGAGCAATTAAATAAAATTCAAAAAATGCTTTTTAACTTTAATAGGCATTTACAAAATAAATAG
- the hemL gene encoding glutamate-1-semialdehyde 2,1-aminomutase, with amino-acid sequence MSYKNSEKLYKKGQKHLVGAVNSPVRAFASVGGNPLFIESAKGTKITDVDGNKYIDLVLSYGPMILGHRNKKVEKAIKKALKNGYTFGASTKNEIKLAKIVCDAFPGMDKVRFVSSGTEAVLSALRLARAYTGKDKIIKFSGCYHGHSDALLVAAGSGLATLSIPGSKGVPKGAVKNTLIAEYNNLESVKKHIENHKDIAAIIIEPVGGNMGVVIPQDGFLNELKELAKANDILLIADEVMTGFRSKFGGAQELFNVEADITCLGKVIGGGFPVGAYGARNEIMEMVAPLGGMYQAGTLSGNPIAMASGIATLLELKEQNPYGKFNEIGEEIENYLLKSAKKYNVDLVVNRYGSMINPFFTSKKVTDFKSAQTSDTSKFGVFFWEMIRNGVFLPPSQFEAWFLSSELSDKDLEKIEKAIDKAMCSVSGNL; translated from the coding sequence ATGAGTTATAAAAATTCTGAAAAATTATATAAAAAAGGACAAAAACATTTAGTTGGAGCAGTTAATTCTCCTGTAAGAGCTTTCGCATCTGTTGGTGGTAATCCATTATTTATAGAAAGTGCTAAAGGAACCAAGATAACTGATGTTGATGGTAATAAATATATTGATTTAGTATTGTCTTATGGTCCAATGATATTGGGGCATCGTAATAAAAAGGTTGAGAAGGCAATAAAAAAAGCTTTGAAAAATGGCTATACCTTTGGTGCTTCAACTAAAAATGAAATCAAACTAGCCAAAATTGTTTGCGATGCTTTTCCAGGAATGGATAAAGTTCGATTTGTAAGTTCAGGAACTGAAGCAGTTTTAAGTGCTTTGCGTTTGGCAAGAGCATATACAGGTAAAGATAAAATCATCAAATTTTCTGGTTGCTATCATGGACACTCAGATGCGTTATTAGTAGCAGCAGGATCAGGATTGGCGACTTTGAGTATTCCGGGAAGTAAAGGTGTTCCAAAAGGTGCAGTAAAAAATACGTTGATTGCAGAATATAATAACCTTGAAAGTGTTAAAAAGCATATTGAAAATCATAAGGATATTGCAGCAATAATTATTGAACCAGTTGGTGGAAATATGGGTGTTGTAATTCCTCAAGATGGTTTTTTAAATGAATTAAAAGAATTGGCAAAAGCAAATGATATACTTTTAATTGCTGATGAAGTTATGACAGGCTTCCGCTCAAAATTTGGTGGAGCACAAGAGTTATTTAATGTTGAAGCAGATATTACTTGTTTAGGTAAAGTAATTGGTGGAGGTTTTCCAGTAGGAGCATACGGAGCACGAAATGAAATCATGGAAATGGTTGCACCACTTGGCGGAATGTATCAAGCAGGAACTTTGTCTGGAAATCCAATTGCTATGGCTTCAGGAATTGCAACTTTATTAGAATTAAAAGAACAAAATCCTTATGGAAAGTTTAATGAAATAGGAGAAGAAATAGAAAATTATTTATTAAAATCTGCTAAAAAATACAATGTTGATTTAGTAGTAAATAGATATGGATCTATGATTAACCCATTTTTTACTTCTAAAAAAGTAACAGATTTTAAATCTGCTCAAACAAGCGATACTTCAAAATTTGGAGTTTTCTTTTGGGAGATGATTAGAAATGGAGTTTTCTTACCGCCATCTCAATTTGAAGCATGGTTTTTATCATCTGAATTGTCAGATAAAGATTTGGAAAAAATAGAAAAAGCAATTGATAAGGCTATGTGTTCTGTATCAGGTAATTTGTAG
- the hemE gene encoding uroporphyrinogen decarboxylase encodes MKNDLFLRALKGETVERPPVWMMRQAGRYLPEFMAIREKYDFFTRCRTPELASEITVQPIRRYGMDVAILFSDILVIPQAMNIEVQMKPNFGPYLPNPIRDQKGVDEVIVPDVNVELDYVMQAIKATKELLNDEVPLIGFAGSPWTILCYCVQGQGSKSFDKAKKFCFTNPIAAHQLLQKITDTTIAYLKAKVKAGVNAVQVFDSWGGMLSPVDYQEFSWKYINQIIEALKDDAPVISFAKGCWYALEEMSNSNASALGVDWTVTPEVARKLTNNKITLQGNFDPTRLYSPPTEIKKMVHTMIDAFGKDKYIVNLGHGILPDIPLENAKAFIDAVKEYKS; translated from the coding sequence ATGAAAAACGATTTATTTTTAAGAGCCCTTAAAGGCGAAACTGTAGAACGTCCACCAGTATGGATGATGCGTCAAGCTGGAAGATATTTACCAGAATTTATGGCAATTCGTGAGAAATACGATTTCTTTACACGTTGTCGTACACCAGAATTGGCAAGTGAAATTACAGTACAACCAATCCGAAGATACGGAATGGATGTTGCTATTTTATTTTCAGATATTTTGGTAATTCCACAAGCAATGAATATTGAGGTACAAATGAAACCAAATTTCGGTCCTTATTTACCTAATCCTATTCGTGATCAAAAAGGTGTTGATGAGGTAATCGTTCCAGATGTAAATGTAGAATTGGATTATGTAATGCAGGCTATTAAAGCGACTAAAGAATTGTTGAATGATGAGGTTCCTTTAATTGGTTTTGCTGGTTCTCCTTGGACAATTTTATGTTATTGTGTGCAAGGTCAAGGAAGTAAATCATTTGATAAAGCCAAGAAATTTTGTTTTACAAACCCTATTGCTGCACATCAATTATTACAAAAAATCACAGATACTACAATTGCATATTTGAAAGCAAAAGTGAAAGCAGGTGTAAATGCTGTGCAAGTATTTGATTCTTGGGGAGGAATGCTTTCTCCTGTTGATTATCAAGAGTTTTCTTGGAAATATATCAATCAGATTATTGAAGCATTAAAAGACGATGCACCAGTTATTTCGTTTGCCAAAGGTTGTTGGTATGCGTTGGAAGAAATGTCAAATTCTAATGCATCTGCATTAGGAGTTGATTGGACAGTAACTCCAGAAGTTGCTCGTAAATTGACTAATAATAAAATTACACTTCAAGGAAACTTTGATCCAACACGTTTATATTCTCCGCCAACTGAAATTAAAAAAATGGTTCATACTATGATTGATGCTTTTGGTAAGGATAAATATATCGTGAATTTAGGTCATGGAATTTTGCCAGATATTCCTTTAGAAAATGCAAAAGCATTTATTGATGCAGTGAAAGAATATAAAAGTTAA
- the hemF gene encoding oxygen-dependent coproporphyrinogen oxidase yields MKDTFFKYIHELQDSITSKLEEVDGKAKFQEDLWERPEGGGGRTRVIENGNVFEKGGVNISGVHGKLPESMQKYFNVSDCDFFACGLSLVLHPKNPMVPTVHANWRYFEMYDKEGNIVNSWFGGGQDLTPYYLFEEDAEHFHQVCKEACDKHQLEFYAKYKRQCDEYFWNTHRNEARGIGGLFFDRCQETDEMSMQNWYDFVTEVGNSFLNGYVPIVEKRKGLDYTKEQRDWQEIRRGRYVEFNLIHDKGTLFGLKTNGRIESILMSLPPHVQWHYNYQPGKNSDEAKLLEVLKNPISWV; encoded by the coding sequence ATGAAAGATACATTTTTTAAATACATACACGAATTACAAGATAGCATTACTTCTAAACTAGAAGAAGTAGATGGAAAAGCAAAATTTCAAGAAGATTTATGGGAGCGTCCAGAAGGTGGAGGCGGAAGAACTCGAGTTATTGAGAATGGGAACGTTTTTGAAAAAGGGGGCGTAAATATTTCAGGAGTTCATGGTAAGTTGCCTGAATCAATGCAGAAGTATTTCAATGTTTCTGATTGTGATTTTTTCGCTTGCGGATTGAGTTTAGTTTTACATCCTAAAAACCCAATGGTACCAACAGTACATGCAAATTGGCGTTATTTTGAAATGTATGATAAAGAAGGAAATATTGTCAATAGTTGGTTCGGTGGCGGACAAGATTTAACACCATATTACTTATTTGAAGAAGATGCAGAACATTTTCACCAAGTTTGTAAAGAAGCTTGTGATAAACACCAACTAGAATTTTATGCAAAATATAAAAGACAGTGTGATGAATACTTTTGGAATACACATCGTAATGAAGCACGTGGAATAGGAGGATTATTCTTTGATAGATGTCAAGAAACAGACGAAATGTCAATGCAAAATTGGTATGATTTTGTAACTGAAGTAGGTAATAGTTTCCTTAACGGATACGTTCCAATTGTAGAGAAAAGAAAAGGTTTAGATTATACTAAAGAACAACGTGATTGGCAGGAAATACGTAGAGGTCGTTATGTTGAGTTTAATTTAATTCACGATAAAGGAACTTTATTCGGATTGAAAACAAACGGTCGTATTGAAAGTATTTTGATGAGTTTGCCACCTCATGTTCAATGGCATTACAATTATCAGCCAGGAAAAAATAGTGATGAAGCAAAACTTTTAGAAGTTTTGAAGAATCCTATTAGTTGGGTCTAA
- a CDS encoding GNAT family N-acetyltransferase: MSFVNYQIESIFNISFEEFFHLIDSNREYIKKGFPRTVKRCETKKSATELYSEWTFEEKEKRHFCFFIRETNTGSLIGLVNIKSINANIQKCEIGYFISQEFSGKGIISKVVSKTLSFCFDTLDMNKVFICVSDKNIGSQKVALKNGFVQEGVLRQEYKVINGTLEDIVYFGLLREEYFKS; this comes from the coding sequence ATGTCTTTCGTAAATTATCAAATAGAATCTATCTTTAATATTAGTTTTGAAGAGTTTTTTCATTTGATAGATTCTAATCGCGAATATATTAAAAAAGGATTTCCAAGAACTGTAAAACGTTGTGAAACCAAAAAAAGTGCTACAGAATTATACAGTGAATGGACATTTGAAGAAAAAGAGAAACGACATTTTTGTTTTTTTATTAGAGAAACTAACACTGGTAGTTTAATTGGTTTAGTTAATATAAAATCTATAAATGCAAATATTCAAAAGTGTGAAATAGGTTATTTTATTTCACAAGAATTTTCTGGTAAAGGAATCATTTCTAAGGTAGTTTCTAAAACGCTAAGTTTCTGTTTTGATACGTTAGATATGAATAAAGTTTTCATTTGTGTATCTGATAAAAATATAGGAAGCCAAAAAGTAGCATTAAAAAATGGATTTGTTCAAGAAGGTGTTTTGCGACAAGAATATAAAGTCATTAATGGAACTCTTGAAGATATTGTTTATTTTGGATTACTAAGAGAAGAATATTTCAAAAGCTGA
- the hemC gene encoding hydroxymethylbilane synthase, translating into MNRTIRIGTRSSELALWQANLVAKKLEEIEGVDIKTEIVKIDSQGDLQLDKPLYELGITGVFTKNLDIALLNGEIDIAVHSMKDVPTVLPKKIVQAAVLKRAGSLDVLVTREGNEEFLYQPNATIATGSLRRKAQWLHHYPDHTIVGLRGNVNTRMEKLKNSNWNGAVFAQAGLQRVKLLPKDHVKLDWMVPAPAQGIVMIAALESDTEILNVCKDINHTETELCAHVERQFLNTLEGGCTAPIGALAFIREKKLVFKGALFSLDGKRKIEIDKSCYMVESKELGKRCAEDVLERGGDRILKEISADEKDINILSTKQLATEQTDTFNNSIGFKMSDFIAIRFNRLKPNIVKNTIENVVITSQNGVEALLNNYSPIELDFTNIYCVGRRTKRLIQKKIGKVTHSENSAKELADYIASTNQIKEVTYFCGESRRDELKSILTQNKIKVNEVEAYRTILNERKFDDEFDGVLFYSPSGVESYIEDNKPNKAIAFCIGETTAKVARKYFEKVEVAKLPTIESVIKLVNQYYEQN; encoded by the coding sequence ATGAATAGAACGATAAGAATTGGAACTCGTTCCAGTGAATTAGCACTTTGGCAGGCAAATTTAGTCGCAAAGAAATTAGAAGAAATTGAAGGAGTAGATATTAAAACCGAAATCGTTAAAATAGATTCTCAAGGCGATTTACAATTAGATAAACCTTTATATGAACTTGGAATTACAGGTGTTTTTACTAAAAATCTAGATATTGCCCTTTTAAATGGAGAAATAGATATTGCAGTACACTCCATGAAGGATGTGCCAACAGTTTTGCCTAAAAAGATTGTTCAGGCTGCAGTTTTAAAGCGAGCAGGTTCATTAGATGTTTTAGTAACAAGAGAAGGAAATGAAGAATTTTTATATCAGCCAAATGCAACAATAGCTACTGGAAGTTTACGTAGAAAAGCACAATGGTTACACCATTATCCAGACCATACAATTGTTGGTCTAAGAGGAAACGTAAATACTCGTATGGAGAAACTTAAAAATAGCAACTGGAATGGTGCTGTTTTCGCACAAGCAGGTCTGCAAAGAGTAAAATTACTACCTAAAGACCATGTAAAACTTGATTGGATGGTTCCTGCTCCTGCACAAGGTATCGTAATGATTGCAGCATTAGAAAGTGATACAGAAATTCTAAATGTGTGTAAAGATATCAATCATACAGAAACAGAATTGTGTGCACATGTAGAACGACAGTTTTTAAATACTTTGGAAGGCGGTTGTACTGCACCAATTGGTGCTTTGGCCTTTATAAGAGAAAAGAAATTGGTGTTTAAGGGAGCGCTTTTCAGTTTGGATGGTAAACGTAAGATTGAAATTGATAAGTCATGTTATATGGTTGAATCAAAAGAACTAGGTAAGAGATGTGCAGAAGATGTTTTAGAAAGAGGAGGAGATAGAATTTTGAAAGAAATTTCTGCAGATGAAAAAGACATAAATATACTTTCTACAAAACAATTAGCAACAGAGCAAACAGATACATTTAATAATAGTATAGGTTTTAAAATGAGTGATTTTATTGCAATTAGATTCAATCGCTTAAAACCAAATATTGTAAAAAACACTATTGAAAATGTTGTAATCACAAGTCAAAATGGGGTTGAGGCATTGTTAAATAACTATTCTCCAATAGAATTAGATTTTACTAATATTTATTGTGTTGGAAGAAGAACAAAAAGACTTATTCAGAAAAAAATAGGTAAAGTAACACATTCAGAAAACTCAGCTAAAGAACTTGCTGATTATATTGCAAGTACTAATCAAATTAAGGAAGTAACTTATTTCTGTGGCGAATCAAGGCGTGATGAATTGAAATCAATATTGACTCAAAATAAAATTAAAGTCAATGAAGTTGAAGCCTATAGGACTATTTTAAATGAACGAAAGTTTGATGATGAGTTTGATGGAGTTTTGTTTTATAGCCCATCAGGAGTAGAGAGCTATATAGAAGATAATAAGCCAAACAAAGCTATAGCATTTTGTATTGGTGAAACTACTGCTAAAGTAGCAAGAAAGTATTTTGAAAAGGTGGAAGTTGCAAAATTACCAACAATTGAGAGCGTAATAAAATTGGTGAATCAGTATTATGAACAGAACTAG
- a CDS encoding CopD family protein yields the protein MDFLYVKSLHIIFVITWFSGLFYIVRLFIYHSEAEQKTSPEKEILQNQYKIMSKRLWYIITWPSAILASLFAFWMLYQNPSYLKMPWMHVKLSFVLALYVYHGICHKIFKQLQNDIVEYSSTKLRIWNEVATIILFSIVFLVVLKNTINWIWGVIGIILFSLLLMFGVKLYKRIREKN from the coding sequence ATGGATTTTCTCTATGTTAAATCACTACATATAATTTTTGTTATTACATGGTTTTCAGGTTTGTTTTACATTGTTCGTTTATTTATTTACCATTCTGAGGCAGAACAAAAAACTTCACCAGAAAAAGAGATTTTACAAAACCAATATAAAATAATGAGTAAAAGGCTGTGGTATATTATTACATGGCCTTCGGCAATTTTGGCAAGTTTGTTTGCGTTTTGGATGCTTTATCAAAATCCGAGTTATTTAAAAATGCCATGGATGCATGTAAAATTGAGTTTTGTTTTGGCACTTTATGTTTATCATGGAATATGTCATAAAATATTTAAACAATTACAAAACGATATAGTAGAATATAGTTCTACAAAATTGAGAATATGGAATGAAGTTGCAACAATTATCTTATTCTCAATTGTTTTTTTAGTTGTCTTAAAAAATACTATTAATTGGATTTGGGGTGTTATAGGTATTATTCTTTTCTCTCTTTTATTAATGTTTGGAGTAAAACTTTACAAAAGAATAAGAGAAAAAAATTAA
- the hemB gene encoding porphobilinogen synthase codes for MNRTRRLRKSENIRRLVRENQLTIDDLIYPLFIEEGENIETEIVSMPGIKRFSLDTISKELDEVVSLDIPAVLLFGIPAEKDDKGTETWNKDGIIQQAIRFIKKNYPSLYVITDVCFCEYTSHGHCGIIHDNDVDNDATLVNIAKQSISHAKAGADMIAPSGMMDGTIAMVREALDNTGFVDLPIMAYSVKYSSAYYGPFRDAADSAPSFGDRRTYQMDSANRDEAMREATFDDEEGADILMVKPALSYLDIVRDLKNNFDRPIACYNVSGEYAMIKAAAEKGWIDGEKVMMETLLSMKRAGADIIITYFAKEVAKILKTK; via the coding sequence ATGAACAGAACTAGAAGACTACGTAAATCAGAAAATATTCGTCGATTGGTAAGAGAAAATCAATTGACAATAGATGATCTAATTTATCCATTATTTATTGAAGAAGGAGAAAATATTGAGACTGAAATTGTTTCAATGCCTGGAATAAAAAGATTTTCATTAGATACTATTTCAAAGGAATTAGATGAGGTCGTTTCTTTAGATATTCCTGCAGTATTGCTATTTGGAATTCCTGCCGAAAAAGACGATAAAGGAACTGAAACGTGGAATAAGGATGGAATTATTCAGCAAGCAATTCGTTTTATAAAGAAAAATTACCCAAGTTTATATGTAATTACAGATGTTTGTTTTTGTGAATATACCTCACATGGACATTGTGGAATTATTCACGATAATGATGTAGATAACGATGCTACATTGGTCAATATTGCAAAACAAAGTATTTCTCATGCCAAAGCAGGAGCAGATATGATAGCACCGTCAGGAATGATGGATGGCACAATTGCAATGGTTCGTGAAGCATTAGACAATACAGGTTTTGTTGATTTACCAATTATGGCATATTCAGTAAAATATTCTTCAGCATATTATGGTCCTTTCCGTGATGCTGCTGATTCTGCACCAAGTTTTGGAGATCGTAGAACTTATCAAATGGATTCTGCTAACAGAGATGAAGCAATGCGTGAAGCAACTTTTGATGATGAAGAAGGAGCAGATATTTTAATGGTAAAACCGGCATTATCATATCTAGATATAGTTAGAGATTTAAAAAATAATTTTGACAGACCAATAGCATGTTATAATGTAAGTGGCGAATATGCAATGATTAAAGCAGCTGCAGAAAAAGGATGGATAGATGGTGAAAAGGTAATGATGGAAACCTTACTTTCAATGAAACGTGCCGGAGCAGATATTATCATTACTTATTTTGCCAAAGAAGTTGCTAAAATTTTAAAAACAAAATAA
- a CDS encoding helix-turn-helix domain-containing protein, protein MEFKLIEQKSNDKSPEIYHQEKGRFSILKIKNNSEEKERYFQKLQHNYIQLYFCLESNCTAAFNMEHCKIDLSTDESSMIYFKDINSNLLFDMEPNSELAIILIPLQHFHSLFSPEENYFFNFENISLGKPIIEKKPTNPSVKVILHQLFNQKINNSLKSLYIKGKVYELLSLYFNISDENNTEQCPFMANEDTVSQIKQVKNIITEQMSNPPSLEELSKMVGLNIKKLKMGFKELYGMPVFTFLYHYKMEHAKKLLSENGNNVNEVATQVGYSTSSHFIVAFKKKFGITPKQFTKQEIN, encoded by the coding sequence ATGGAATTCAAACTTATTGAGCAAAAAAGTAACGACAAAAGTCCTGAAATTTACCATCAGGAAAAAGGAAGATTTTCTATATTAAAAATTAAAAATAATTCAGAAGAAAAAGAACGTTATTTTCAAAAATTACAACACAATTACATCCAGTTATACTTTTGTTTAGAGTCAAATTGCACAGCAGCATTTAATATGGAGCACTGTAAAATTGATTTATCTACAGATGAATCTAGCATGATATACTTTAAAGACATTAATTCTAATTTGCTTTTTGATATGGAACCAAATTCTGAATTGGCTATTATCTTAATTCCATTACAACATTTCCATTCGCTCTTTTCCCCTGAAGAAAACTACTTTTTTAATTTTGAAAATATTTCTTTAGGGAAGCCAATTATAGAAAAAAAACCAACAAATCCATCTGTAAAAGTAATTTTACATCAATTGTTTAATCAAAAAATAAATAATTCTTTAAAGTCACTCTACATTAAAGGTAAAGTATATGAATTATTGAGTTTATACTTCAACATTTCTGATGAAAATAATACAGAACAATGTCCGTTTATGGCCAATGAAGATACTGTATCTCAAATAAAACAAGTTAAAAATATAATAACTGAGCAAATGTCAAATCCACCAAGTTTGGAAGAACTTTCTAAAATGGTTGGACTCAATATTAAAAAACTAAAAATGGGTTTCAAAGAATTATATGGAATGCCTGTTTTTACCTTCTTATATCATTATAAAATGGAACATGCAAAGAAATTATTGTCTGAAAACGGGAATAATGTTAACGAAGTTGCTACTCAAGTAGGATATAGTACTTCAAGCCATTTTATTGTTGCATTTAAAAAGAAATTTGGAATTACACCTAAACAATTTACAAAACAAGAAATAAACTAA
- the hemA gene encoding glutamyl-tRNA reductase yields MNLDNSSRKLYNVGLSYKKADINTRSKFSISKKNQLLLLEEAKELGLQGVFVLSTCNRTEVMGFASHPFELISLLCKYSGESVEDFVKVANIFKGDEAIDHLFRTATGLESQILGDYEIVAQLKKAFQQAKVAGNVNAYLERLFNLVLQASKQVKNQTQFSSGITSVAYVAIQYALNHTSNFNDKNILVLGLGDIGKNTCKNLIQYTNNNNIKLINRTQDKADKFGNHKERVTVVPFENLPNELHQTDVLIVSTSASQPIVTKEFLPNDRPILIVDLSVPKNVDSNVEELSNVTLVNVDILSKETDKTLALREKEVFKVEEILEKHKSEFSDWLSHRKHVPALTAIKETLVSIKAEGIDYHSRKIENFDANQAEIISSHIIQKITTQFAKHLKDSNTNTNQTLDVLHKVFNIDTTVNE; encoded by the coding sequence ATGAATCTAGATAATTCATCACGAAAATTATACAACGTAGGTCTTAGTTATAAAAAGGCTGATATCAACACTAGAAGTAAGTTTAGTATTTCTAAAAAAAATCAATTATTACTTTTAGAAGAAGCAAAAGAATTGGGACTTCAGGGAGTTTTTGTATTGTCTACTTGTAATCGTACTGAGGTGATGGGTTTTGCATCGCATCCATTTGAATTGATAAGTTTACTTTGTAAATATTCAGGAGAGTCTGTTGAAGATTTTGTGAAAGTTGCAAATATATTTAAAGGTGATGAAGCAATAGATCACTTATTTCGTACAGCTACAGGTTTAGAAAGTCAAATTCTTGGAGATTATGAAATAGTAGCACAATTAAAAAAAGCATTTCAGCAAGCTAAAGTTGCAGGGAATGTAAATGCATATTTAGAACGACTGTTCAACTTAGTACTTCAAGCAAGTAAGCAAGTTAAAAATCAAACTCAATTTAGTTCTGGTATTACTTCTGTCGCTTATGTTGCTATACAATATGCTTTGAATCACACTTCTAATTTTAATGATAAAAATATTTTAGTCTTAGGACTTGGTGATATTGGTAAAAACACATGTAAGAATCTTATTCAATATACCAATAATAACAATATTAAGTTAATAAATAGAACTCAAGATAAAGCAGATAAATTTGGAAATCATAAGGAGAGAGTAACAGTAGTTCCATTCGAAAATTTACCAAATGAATTACATCAAACAGATGTTTTAATTGTTTCTACAAGCGCTAGTCAACCAATTGTTACAAAAGAATTTTTACCAAATGATAGACCTATTTTAATTGTAGATTTATCTGTACCTAAAAATGTTGATTCTAATGTTGAAGAATTGTCAAATGTTACTTTGGTAAATGTTGATATTTTATCAAAAGAAACTGATAAGACATTAGCATTAAGAGAAAAAGAAGTTTTTAAAGTTGAAGAAATTTTAGAGAAACATAAATCAGAATTTTCAGATTGGCTAAGCCATAGAAAACATGTACCCGCTCTAACTGCAATTAAAGAAACCTTGGTTTCAATAAAAGCAGAGGGTATTGACTACCACTCTAGAAAAATTGAAAATTTTGACGCCAATCAGGCGGAAATAATTTCATCACATATTATACAAAAGATTACTACACAATTTGCTAAGCATTTAAAGGATAGCAATACCAACACAAATCAAACTTTAGACGTGTTGCATAAGGTGTTTAATATTGATACAACTGTAAATGAATAG